In Candidatus Baltobacteraceae bacterium, one DNA window encodes the following:
- a CDS encoding YebC/PmpR family DNA-binding transcriptional regulator, with protein MSGHSKWHNIKLRKGKVDAQRGALFTKLSKEIILAAKSGSPDPEANYRLKMAVEKARENNVPQDNIKRAIARGSGGSGEREIEELRYEGYGPHGIAVVVDAATDNRARTAGELRFLFSKNGGSLGETGSVGWMFDAVGIVVVDPQGKSEDALTESALVSGVIDLEYGEPAEIYTEMTALTTVRDALVKAGLKVSDAYLGMRPKQKVSPGQDDLGAALQFLGALEDHEDIQHVFSNIEVSDAALEALA; from the coding sequence ATGTCCGGTCATTCGAAATGGCACAATATCAAGTTGCGCAAGGGGAAGGTCGATGCCCAGCGCGGTGCGCTCTTTACGAAATTGAGTAAAGAGATCATTTTGGCGGCCAAATCCGGGTCGCCCGATCCCGAGGCGAACTACCGCTTGAAGATGGCGGTGGAAAAGGCGCGCGAGAACAACGTACCGCAGGATAACATCAAGCGGGCGATCGCGCGCGGCTCCGGCGGTTCGGGCGAGCGGGAGATCGAGGAGCTTCGGTACGAGGGCTACGGCCCGCACGGCATCGCCGTCGTCGTCGATGCGGCGACCGACAATCGGGCGCGCACCGCCGGCGAGCTGCGCTTCCTCTTTAGTAAGAACGGCGGGTCGCTCGGCGAGACCGGCAGCGTGGGTTGGATGTTCGACGCCGTTGGGATCGTCGTGGTGGATCCGCAGGGCAAAAGCGAAGATGCACTCACCGAGAGCGCGCTCGTCTCGGGCGTGATCGACCTCGAGTACGGCGAACCCGCCGAGATCTACACCGAAATGACCGCGCTTACCACCGTACGCGACGCCCTCGTGAAGGCTGGGCTCAAAGTTTCCGATGCCTACCTCGGGATGCGGCCCAAGCAGAAAGTCTCGCCCGGTCAGGACGACCTCGGCGCGGCCTTGCAGTTTTTGGGCGCGCTCGAGGATCACGAAGATATCCAGCACGTCTTTTCAAACATCGAAGTGAGCGACGCCGCGCTCGAGGCGTTGGCGTAG
- the thiL gene encoding thiamine-phosphate kinase: MLAEDALVEALRSLVEHPRAPRVLLGIGDDAAVWQPSRAHRSVITTDALVENVHFTRAMSFEQIGRRAMASNLSDVAAMGARPVLATIALGLPPDVATANVLELYRGMVAVCNDARFAIAGGDITRAPVLSIAIAVVGEVRPSNLKTRSGAKPGDVLAVTGALGASLAGLRGSQDAAALVAHRTPTARWREGLWFGASRNVHAMMDLSDGLSTDLSRLCARSLVGALVEDVPVAPCLDAIAERDGEDPVDLALAGGEDFELLVAIEPRAFGYLQARFAKCFGRPLHRVGTVREGSGLAVRKGSREEALLPSGWDHLGACSNR, encoded by the coding sequence TTGCTCGCTGAAGATGCGCTCGTTGAGGCTCTGCGCTCGCTCGTAGAACATCCGCGCGCGCCGCGGGTGCTTCTTGGAATCGGCGACGACGCCGCCGTCTGGCAACCCTCGCGCGCACATCGCAGCGTCATCACGACCGACGCGCTGGTGGAAAACGTCCACTTCACGCGCGCGATGTCGTTCGAGCAGATCGGCCGCCGCGCGATGGCGAGCAACCTCAGCGACGTCGCCGCAATGGGCGCGCGCCCGGTCTTGGCGACGATCGCACTCGGCCTGCCGCCGGACGTGGCGACCGCGAACGTGCTCGAACTCTATCGCGGGATGGTTGCGGTCTGTAACGATGCGCGCTTCGCCATCGCGGGCGGCGATATAACGCGCGCGCCGGTCCTCTCGATCGCGATCGCGGTCGTTGGCGAAGTGCGGCCGAGTAATCTCAAAACGCGAAGTGGAGCCAAGCCCGGCGACGTGCTTGCCGTTACCGGCGCGCTCGGTGCGAGCCTCGCCGGTTTGCGCGGTTCGCAGGACGCCGCAGCGCTCGTCGCGCACCGTACGCCCACCGCGCGTTGGCGCGAGGGGTTGTGGTTTGGCGCGAGCCGCAACGTGCACGCGATGATGGACCTCTCCGACGGGCTGTCGACCGATCTCTCGCGGTTGTGCGCGCGTTCGCTCGTCGGCGCGCTGGTCGAGGACGTGCCCGTCGCCCCGTGCCTGGACGCGATCGCCGAGCGCGACGGTGAGGATCCGGTCGACCTCGCCCTCGCCGGCGGCGAAGATTTCGAACTGCTGGTGGCTATCGAACCGCGCGCGTTTGGGTATCTGCAAGCTCGCTTCGCCAAATGCTTCGGCCGTCCGCTGCATCGAGTTGGAACCGTGCGCGAGGGGAGCGGCCTTGCCGTGCGCAAAGGCTCGCGAGAAGAAGCGCTGCTTCCATCGGGATGGGACCATCTAGGAGCATGTTCGAACCGCTAA
- the rpe gene encoding ribulose-phosphate 3-epimerase, producing the protein MKIAPSLLSADFARIAQEIATVERGGADYLHLDVMDGRFVPNITWGPKIIGDLRKLSPLTFDCHLMIVEPERYVDDFRKAGADIITFHLEATPHAQRLLAHVRSLGAKAGISLTPQTPVAMLEDLIADIDLILIMSVNPGFGGQTFIPHALEKVRQARALIDRAGANCELEVDGGVGDENLRALAEAGADVAVMGNAIFNTPDPAAALARFRSLVAR; encoded by the coding sequence ATGAAGATCGCTCCGTCGCTGCTCTCGGCGGATTTCGCGCGCATCGCCCAAGAGATCGCAACCGTCGAACGCGGCGGTGCGGATTACCTGCATCTCGACGTGATGGACGGCCGGTTCGTTCCGAATATTACCTGGGGACCGAAGATCATCGGTGATCTGCGCAAGCTCTCCCCGCTGACTTTCGATTGCCATCTCATGATCGTCGAGCCGGAGCGCTACGTGGATGACTTTCGTAAAGCGGGCGCCGACATCATCACGTTTCACTTGGAGGCGACGCCGCACGCGCAGCGTTTGCTCGCGCACGTGCGCTCGCTCGGCGCGAAGGCCGGCATCTCGCTCACGCCGCAGACCCCGGTGGCGATGCTCGAGGACCTCATTGCCGATATCGATCTCATCCTGATCATGAGCGTGAACCCGGGCTTTGGCGGCCAAACGTTTATTCCGCACGCGCTCGAAAAAGTACGTCAGGCGCGCGCCTTGATCGATCGCGCCGGAGCGAACTGCGAACTCGAAGTCGACGGCGGCGTCGGCGACGAGAACCTGCGCGCGCTAGCGGAAGCCGGCGCCGACGTCGCGGTCATGGGCAACGCGATCTTTAACACGCCCGACCCGGCCGCCGCGCTCGCGCGTTTTCGATCGCTCGTTGCTCGCTGA
- a CDS encoding DAK2 domain-containing protein: protein MDVTALDGRAYAKFITAGTYFLRKYRQVLNDLNVFPVPDGDTGTNMYLTARQAALEAGKVRGSALSVVAAAAAEGSLMGARGNSGVIVSQMLRGFAHHVRHRTEIDTFVLATGMREAVAAAKQALLKPVDGTIISVAEAAAEAAYHLALHEADFYRLGAGILRAANEALDRTPEQLPILKEAGVVDAGGAGLVYFIEGALRFLPDGKARSTVFPRRPARASAFTSAQVVGENKFCTEFILESANLSVAELRELLQTRGESLIVAGEQPTIKVHIHTDNPDGIQALAAKHGALTRVKVDNMEQQHNVLVVERPVVPYSVVAVVPGPGFETIVKELGAEVTIVGQKNPSVRDLLLAINKCLSDTIYLFVNDSNVKLAAQEVAKLTDKTVHVLPTRDVVGGIAGLFALRSAGEAALPEAASVMAYAMRPRSAQVFFAGKDATVGGTTVARGKPVASSNGTLFGGGTLAQAAGAALTEMGANDGGLITLYYGGAQKERDAKRLSEELHAAFPRADVEYYYGGQKGAEYWISLDE from the coding sequence ATGGATGTCACTGCCCTCGACGGCCGCGCCTATGCCAAGTTCATCACGGCCGGGACGTATTTTCTGCGAAAATACCGGCAGGTCCTCAACGACCTCAACGTGTTTCCCGTGCCCGACGGCGACACGGGAACCAACATGTATCTGACCGCTCGCCAGGCCGCCCTCGAGGCCGGCAAGGTGCGCGGCTCCGCGCTCTCGGTCGTGGCGGCCGCCGCCGCCGAGGGGAGCCTGATGGGCGCCCGCGGCAACTCGGGCGTGATCGTCTCGCAAATGCTGCGCGGATTCGCCCACCACGTGCGCCATCGAACCGAGATCGACACGTTCGTACTGGCGACGGGCATGCGCGAGGCGGTTGCGGCGGCCAAGCAAGCGCTGCTCAAGCCGGTCGACGGCACGATCATCTCGGTCGCCGAGGCCGCCGCCGAAGCCGCCTACCACCTCGCGCTGCACGAGGCCGATTTCTACCGGCTCGGAGCCGGGATCTTGCGCGCGGCCAACGAGGCGCTCGACCGGACGCCCGAGCAGCTGCCGATCCTCAAGGAAGCCGGAGTCGTCGATGCGGGCGGGGCCGGCTTGGTGTATTTCATCGAGGGCGCGCTGCGGTTTCTTCCCGATGGCAAGGCGCGATCCACGGTCTTTCCGCGGCGACCCGCGCGCGCCAGCGCCTTCACCTCGGCGCAAGTGGTCGGCGAGAATAAGTTTTGCACCGAGTTCATTCTCGAGAGCGCGAACCTCTCGGTCGCGGAGTTGCGCGAATTGCTTCAGACGCGCGGCGAGTCGCTGATCGTCGCCGGCGAGCAGCCGACGATTAAAGTCCATATCCACACCGACAATCCCGACGGCATCCAGGCGCTCGCCGCCAAGCACGGCGCGCTTACCCGCGTCAAAGTAGACAATATGGAGCAGCAGCATAACGTGCTGGTCGTGGAGCGGCCCGTCGTGCCGTACTCGGTCGTCGCGGTGGTGCCGGGACCGGGCTTCGAGACGATCGTGAAGGAGCTGGGAGCCGAAGTTACGATCGTCGGGCAGAAGAACCCGAGCGTGCGCGATCTCTTGCTGGCGATCAACAAGTGCCTCTCCGATACGATTTACCTCTTCGTGAACGATTCGAACGTGAAGCTCGCAGCGCAAGAAGTGGCCAAACTCACCGACAAGACGGTGCACGTGCTGCCGACCCGCGACGTCGTCGGCGGGATCGCCGGCCTCTTCGCGTTGCGGTCGGCGGGCGAAGCGGCACTTCCGGAGGCCGCGAGCGTCATGGCTTACGCGATGCGTCCGCGCAGCGCGCAAGTCTTCTTCGCCGGGAAGGACGCGACCGTTGGTGGAACGACCGTTGCGCGCGGGAAACCGGTCGCCAGCAGCAACGGGACGCTCTTCGGCGGCGGAACGCTCGCGCAGGCAGCGGGCGCCGCTCTCACCGAGATGGGCGCGAACGACGGAGGACTGATTACGTTATATTACGGCGGAGCGCAAAAAGAGCGCGACGCAAAGCGGTTGAGCGAAGAGCTTCATGCGGCGTTCCCCCGAGCCGACGTCGAGTATTACTACGGCGGCCAAAAGGGCGCCGAATACTGGATCTCGCTCGATGAGTAG
- a CDS encoding PASTA domain-containing protein — protein sequence MATIIERYVPRDWVFPIVFAIFVGVVVWFGHSIHDFLLPGANTVTVPSFVGQTLPDAQAEIGRLKLKGSVVGQTASTQYPKGVVMNQQPVSGMHVRAGRQISLVVSTGVETETMPDLRYQSLREAGLDLSRARLQLTKTSYVKSDEVPPDHVVDQQPAPLVSVTEGTAVSLVVSKGGATALKVPSFDGMSIDDARALAAQSHIRLGQVVWTPLGKSGPPRGRVVRQKPDAGAQITPFDTVSLDVSAGPNESGYLIRQAHVLASVPEPQDFAPGQALRARMTVTDSTGKYNLFDGFAQPGQKLDFTITTLGSSVVDFYVNNVLVGETRLGGEPKNAYGSPSPAK from the coding sequence ATGGCGACGATCATCGAACGTTACGTCCCGCGCGATTGGGTCTTTCCAATAGTATTCGCCATCTTCGTAGGCGTTGTCGTCTGGTTCGGCCACTCGATTCACGACTTTCTCTTGCCGGGCGCGAACACCGTGACGGTGCCGTCCTTCGTCGGCCAGACCCTTCCCGATGCGCAGGCCGAGATCGGCCGGCTGAAGCTCAAAGGCAGCGTTGTCGGGCAAACCGCGAGCACGCAATATCCCAAGGGCGTCGTGATGAACCAGCAGCCCGTATCGGGAATGCACGTGCGCGCCGGGCGGCAGATTTCGCTCGTCGTAAGCACCGGCGTCGAAACCGAGACGATGCCGGATCTGCGCTACCAGTCGCTGCGCGAAGCCGGCCTCGATCTCTCGCGGGCGCGCCTGCAATTGACGAAGACCAGCTACGTCAAGAGCGACGAGGTGCCGCCCGATCACGTCGTCGACCAGCAGCCGGCACCGCTCGTCAGCGTCACCGAAGGCACCGCCGTTTCGCTGGTCGTCAGCAAAGGCGGCGCAACCGCGCTCAAAGTGCCGTCGTTTGACGGCATGTCGATCGACGACGCGCGTGCGCTTGCGGCGCAGTCGCACATCCGGCTCGGTCAAGTCGTCTGGACGCCGCTGGGCAAAAGCGGGCCGCCGCGTGGGCGCGTGGTGCGTCAGAAACCCGACGCGGGGGCACAGATCACGCCGTTCGATACGGTCTCGCTCGATGTCAGCGCCGGCCCCAACGAGTCGGGCTATTTGATCCGCCAGGCGCACGTCTTGGCCTCGGTCCCCGAACCGCAAGACTTCGCGCCGGGCCAAGCGCTGCGCGCGCGCATGACGGTGACCGATTCGACGGGCAAATACAACCTCTTCGATGGCTTCGCGCAGCCGGGCCAAAAACTCGACTTCACGATCACCACCCTCGGTTCGTCGGTCGTCGACTTCTACGTGAACAACGTCCTCGTCGGCGAAACGCGGCTCGGGGGCGAACCGAAAAATGCCTACGGCTCGCCGAGCCCGGCAAAATGA
- the rpmB gene encoding 50S ribosomal protein L28: MAKRCEVCGKGPMAGNNVSHAMNKTRRRWLPNLQAIKIDDKGTHRTARVCTGCLRSKKVTRAV, from the coding sequence ATGGCGAAGCGCTGCGAAGTGTGTGGGAAAGGTCCGATGGCGGGCAACAATGTCAGCCACGCGATGAACAAGACCCGTCGCCGCTGGCTGCCCAACCTGCAGGCCATCAAAATCGACGATAAGGGTACGCACCGCACCGCGCGCGTCTGCACCGGCTGCCTGCGCTCCAAGAAAGTTACCCGCGCGGTTTAA